Proteins encoded together in one Micromonospora kangleipakensis window:
- a CDS encoding DUF5679 domain-containing protein, whose translation MADQAQTYNGYCVKCKEKRDFEGRVEVSKTGMNMAKGKCPVCGTTVNRILGKAKV comes from the coding sequence GTGGCCGACCAGGCCCAGACCTACAACGGTTACTGCGTCAAGTGCAAGGAGAAGCGGGACTTCGAGGGGCGCGTGGAGGTCTCGAAGACCGGCATGAACATGGCCAAGGGCAAGTGCCCGGTCTGCGGGACGACAGTGAACCGCATTCTCGGCAAGGCCAAGGTCTGA
- a CDS encoding helix-turn-helix domain-containing protein → MPPAVPSPILRRRRLGTELRRLREAAGLTGDQVIERIGWASASKLSRLENGRSRPDPDDVRDLLVLYGAAGELHEELLGIAQEAGDMRGWLRNFPVMTQQQRGFAELEAGCAEISEYNPVIVPGLLQTPGYARHRIISAAQVAEEAGDPETGEDPETEVRARQARQSLLTRSPDAPRYTAVLEDAALGRRAGPPEVLHEQILHLCELAMLPNVTLHLLLRDTRIADWYLPPTAFSVYRFADPLDPETLAIEGGFTDVMSTEVTALNRYKVAFEWLCSAALSASDTLSWLIEATGRLTDTAPESTVAFGPAAAPVQRRRESGRLTTDR, encoded by the coding sequence GTGCCTCCTGCCGTACCGAGCCCGATCCTGCGCCGGCGCAGGCTCGGCACCGAACTGCGCCGGCTGCGCGAGGCGGCTGGTCTCACCGGGGACCAGGTCATCGAGCGGATCGGCTGGGCCTCCGCGTCCAAGTTGTCCCGACTGGAGAACGGCCGCAGCCGCCCGGACCCGGACGACGTCCGGGACCTGCTGGTCCTCTACGGGGCCGCCGGCGAGCTGCACGAGGAGCTGCTGGGGATCGCCCAGGAGGCCGGCGACATGCGCGGCTGGCTGCGCAACTTCCCGGTGATGACCCAGCAGCAGCGCGGCTTCGCCGAGCTGGAGGCGGGCTGCGCGGAGATCTCGGAGTACAACCCGGTGATCGTGCCCGGGCTGCTGCAGACCCCGGGGTACGCCCGGCACCGGATCATCTCGGCGGCCCAGGTCGCCGAGGAGGCCGGCGACCCGGAGACCGGCGAGGACCCGGAGACCGAGGTACGCGCCCGGCAGGCCCGCCAGTCGCTGCTGACCCGCTCCCCCGACGCGCCCCGTTACACGGCGGTGCTGGAGGACGCGGCCCTGGGCCGGCGCGCCGGCCCGCCCGAGGTGCTGCACGAGCAGATCCTGCACCTCTGCGAGCTGGCCATGCTGCCGAACGTCACGCTGCACCTGCTGCTGCGGGACACCCGGATCGCCGACTGGTACCTCCCACCGACCGCCTTCTCGGTCTACCGGTTCGCCGATCCGCTCGATCCGGAGACGCTCGCGATCGAAGGCGGCTTCACCGACGTCATGTCAACCGAGGTAACCGCCCTAAATCGCTATAAAGTGGCGTTCGAGTGGCTATGCTCGGCGGCGCTCTCCGCATCGGACACCCTCTCCTGGCTCATCGAGGCGACGGGGCGGCTGACCGACACGGCACCCGAGTCCACGGTGGCGTTCGGGCCGGCAGCGGCGCCGGTCCAGCGCCGCCGTGAGTCGGGGCGCCTGACGACGGACCGGTGA
- a CDS encoding zinc-dependent metalloprotease, with protein sequence MQQFMSQLQHLLSAPGSGPVNWDLARQVAASQLAAVGDPAVSPFERNAVEDALRIADLWLEPATSWPTGIRASVAWNRNEWIYKTLDVWRKLCDPVASRMVGAMGDLVPPEARAQLGPMQSMVATLGGALFGGQLGQALGSLAAEVLSAGDIGLPLGPAGTAALIPANIRAYGEGLELPEDEVRLYVALREAAHQRLFQHVPWLRGHVLTAVENYAAGIRVNREAIEEAMGRVDPTDPESMQAIALEGIFTPEDTPAQKASLARLETVLALVEGWVCHVVDTAAGERLPNVVRLGEAFRRRRAAGGPAEQTFAALVGLELRPRRLREASVLWAALTEHRGIAGRDAIWGHPDLLPSDDDFADPEAFAAGGLDLDDELSSFDFSAPGGPEEKAPGGDTPPRPDEGDDTDKS encoded by the coding sequence ATGCAGCAGTTCATGTCGCAGTTGCAGCACCTGCTCTCCGCGCCGGGCAGCGGGCCGGTCAACTGGGACCTCGCCCGGCAGGTGGCCGCCAGCCAACTCGCCGCCGTGGGCGACCCGGCGGTCTCGCCGTTCGAGCGCAACGCGGTGGAGGATGCGCTGCGCATCGCCGACCTCTGGCTGGAGCCGGCGACCTCGTGGCCCACCGGCATCCGGGCGTCCGTCGCCTGGAACCGGAACGAGTGGATCTACAAGACCCTCGACGTGTGGCGCAAGCTCTGCGACCCGGTGGCCAGCCGAATGGTCGGCGCGATGGGCGACCTGGTGCCGCCGGAGGCCCGGGCCCAGCTCGGCCCGATGCAGTCGATGGTGGCCACGCTGGGCGGCGCCCTCTTCGGCGGCCAGCTCGGCCAGGCGCTCGGCTCACTCGCCGCCGAGGTGCTCTCGGCCGGCGACATCGGCCTGCCGCTCGGCCCGGCCGGCACGGCCGCGCTCATCCCGGCCAACATCCGGGCGTACGGCGAGGGCCTGGAGCTGCCCGAGGACGAGGTACGCCTCTACGTCGCCCTGCGCGAGGCCGCCCACCAGCGGCTCTTCCAGCACGTGCCGTGGCTGCGCGGGCACGTCCTCACCGCCGTGGAGAACTACGCCGCGGGCATCCGGGTCAACCGGGAGGCGATCGAGGAGGCGATGGGCCGGGTCGACCCGACCGACCCGGAGTCGATGCAGGCGATCGCCCTGGAGGGCATCTTCACCCCGGAGGACACCCCGGCGCAGAAGGCCTCCCTGGCCCGCCTGGAGACGGTGCTCGCCCTGGTCGAGGGCTGGGTCTGCCACGTGGTCGACACCGCCGCCGGCGAGCGGCTGCCCAACGTCGTACGCCTCGGCGAGGCGTTCCGCCGCCGCCGGGCCGCCGGCGGGCCGGCCGAGCAGACCTTCGCCGCCCTGGTCGGCCTGGAGCTGCGTCCGCGCCGGCTGCGCGAGGCGTCGGTGCTCTGGGCGGCGCTGACCGAGCACCGGGGCATCGCCGGCCGGGACGCGATCTGGGGCCACCCGGACCTGCTCCCCTCCGACGACGACTTCGCCGACCCGGAGGCCTTCGCCGCCGGCGGTCTCGACCTCGACGACGAGCTGTCGTCCTTCGACTTCAGCGCGCCGGGTGGTCCCGAGGAGAAGGCGCCGGGCGGGGACACCCCGCCCCGCCCCGACGAGGGCGACGACACCGACAAGTCCTGA
- a CDS encoding YlbL family protein, translating into MRRRGVTVLLGALLTALLSVGVLSVPIPYVVLGPGPTVNTLGTSDGKEVIQVSGRATSTSAGQLRLTTVGVQPTVKLRSALAGWFSKDEAVVPRELVYPPGESQEEVEKRNAEDFQHSQTSAETAALRELGYPIQVLVKGVTAGGPSVDVLKPGDVLTSVDGQPVTSAGRLTELIRAKPAGTALKIGYLREGVAATATVTSREQDGRPRIGIEIDQQQPHPFTLKIDLGDIGGPSAGLMFALGIVDKLEPADLTGGKVIAGTGTIDDEGRVGPIGGITQKLVGAKDAGAKVFLVPAENCAEAVRNPQPDLPLLKIASLDDALTALETLRAGGQPTRC; encoded by the coding sequence ATGAGACGTCGCGGCGTGACCGTACTCCTCGGTGCACTGCTCACCGCCCTGCTCAGCGTCGGCGTGCTGAGCGTGCCCATCCCGTACGTGGTGCTCGGCCCCGGCCCGACGGTCAACACGCTCGGCACCTCCGACGGCAAGGAGGTCATCCAGGTCAGCGGGCGGGCGACGTCCACCTCCGCGGGGCAGTTGCGGCTCACCACGGTCGGGGTGCAGCCCACGGTCAAGCTCCGCTCGGCGCTGGCGGGTTGGTTCTCAAAGGACGAGGCGGTGGTGCCCCGCGAGCTGGTCTACCCGCCGGGCGAGTCCCAGGAGGAGGTCGAGAAGCGCAACGCGGAGGACTTCCAGCACTCGCAGACCAGCGCGGAGACCGCGGCGCTGCGGGAGCTGGGCTACCCGATACAGGTGCTGGTGAAGGGGGTCACCGCGGGCGGCCCGTCGGTCGACGTGCTGAAGCCCGGTGACGTCCTCACCTCGGTTGACGGCCAGCCGGTGACCAGCGCCGGCAGGCTCACCGAGCTGATCCGGGCCAAGCCGGCCGGCACCGCGCTGAAGATCGGCTACCTCCGGGAAGGCGTCGCCGCCACGGCCACCGTGACCAGTCGGGAGCAGGACGGCCGGCCGCGGATCGGGATCGAGATCGACCAGCAGCAGCCGCACCCGTTCACCCTGAAGATCGACCTGGGTGACATCGGCGGGCCGAGCGCCGGGCTGATGTTCGCCCTGGGCATCGTCGACAAGCTGGAACCGGCCGACCTGACCGGCGGGAAGGTCATCGCCGGCACCGGCACCATCGACGACGAGGGCCGGGTCGGCCCGATCGGCGGCATCACCCAGAAGCTGGTCGGCGCGAAGGACGCCGGCGCCAAGGTCTTCCTGGTGCCGGCGGAGAACTGCGCCGAGGCGGTCCGCAACCCGCAGCCCGACCTGCCGCTGCTCAAGATCGCTTCGCTGGACGACGCGTTGACGGCGTTGGAGACGCTGCGTGCCGGGGGACAGCCGACCCGCTGCTGA
- a CDS encoding M48 family metallopeptidase has protein sequence MAGTRKPVVEVRRSQRRRRTVSAYRDGERVVVLIPDQFSRAEESEWVDRMLARLAAREGRLARSDAELLARAARLVDLYLPDHRAETAPASVRWVTNQNGRWGSCTPADRTIRISHRIQDMPDWVIDYVLLHELTHLIVPSHNARFWALVGRYPKTERARGYLEGVAAASGVPLSD, from the coding sequence ATGGCCGGGACGCGGAAGCCCGTCGTCGAGGTACGGCGCAGTCAGCGCCGGCGACGCACGGTGTCCGCGTACCGCGATGGCGAGCGGGTCGTGGTGCTCATCCCCGACCAGTTCTCCCGCGCCGAGGAGAGCGAGTGGGTCGACCGGATGCTGGCCCGGCTCGCCGCCCGGGAGGGCCGGCTGGCCCGCTCCGACGCGGAGCTGCTCGCCCGCGCCGCCCGGCTGGTCGACCTCTACCTGCCCGACCACCGCGCCGAGACCGCGCCGGCCAGCGTCCGCTGGGTCACCAACCAGAACGGTCGCTGGGGCTCCTGCACCCCGGCCGACCGGACCATCCGCATCTCCCACCGGATCCAGGACATGCCGGACTGGGTGATCGACTACGTGCTCCTGCACGAGCTGACGCACCTGATCGTGCCCAGCCACAACGCCCGGTTCTGGGCCCTGGTCGGCCGCTACCCGAAGACCGAACGGGCCCGTGGCTACCTGGAGGGCGTCGCGGCGGCCTCCGGCGTCCCCCTCTCCGACTGA
- a CDS encoding mycoredoxin: protein MLTMYSTTWCGYCHRLKSQLDREGIGYEVVDIEQDPKAAEFVMSVNGGNQTVPTLRFADGSALTNPSITQVKQHLASLNA from the coding sequence ATGTTGACGATGTATTCCACCACGTGGTGCGGCTACTGCCACCGGCTGAAGTCGCAGCTCGACCGGGAGGGCATCGGGTACGAGGTGGTCGACATCGAGCAGGACCCGAAGGCCGCGGAGTTCGTGATGAGCGTCAACGGCGGCAACCAGACCGTCCCGACCCTGCGCTTCGCCGACGGCAGCGCCCTCACCAACCCCTCGATCACCCAGGTCAAGCAGCACCTCGCCAGCCTCAACGCCTGA
- the nudC gene encoding NAD(+) diphosphatase, whose amino-acid sequence MTGEAAPPLARSTLDRAAHRRADPGWLAEAWERARVLVLDSAADGRALVRGEAAPPELVLLGSGELSAVPRSVPMFLGVEPDGVPVFAVDAPLPELPGARAVNLREVGHLLVDRDAGIFTTALALLNWHIRHGYSSSTGHPTQVDEAGWSRIDPDGGRVWPRTDPAMIVLVHDGVAGPEGRCLLGNNATWPGTPGQRRFSCLAGYVEPGESAEAAVLREVREEVGVGVEEIGYAGSQSWPFPGSLMLGFLARADADEPVRVDPAEIAHARWFTRREIGAVLAGRPVDVGEGNRLVLPPPSSIALFLIHRWLDGHC is encoded by the coding sequence GTGACCGGTGAGGCCGCCCCGCCCCTGGCCCGGTCCACACTGGACCGGGCGGCGCACCGGCGTGCCGACCCGGGCTGGCTCGCCGAGGCGTGGGAGCGGGCGCGGGTGCTGGTGCTGGACTCGGCCGCCGACGGCCGGGCGCTGGTCCGTGGCGAGGCGGCCCCGCCGGAGCTGGTGCTGCTCGGCTCCGGCGAGCTGTCCGCGGTGCCCCGGTCGGTGCCGATGTTCCTCGGTGTCGAGCCGGACGGGGTGCCGGTCTTCGCGGTGGACGCGCCGCTGCCGGAGCTGCCCGGCGCCCGGGCGGTGAACCTGCGCGAGGTCGGCCATCTGCTCGTCGACCGGGACGCCGGCATCTTCACCACCGCGCTGGCGCTGCTGAACTGGCACATCCGGCACGGCTACTCGTCCTCCACGGGGCATCCGACCCAGGTGGACGAGGCCGGCTGGTCGCGGATCGACCCGGACGGCGGCCGGGTCTGGCCGCGTACCGACCCGGCGATGATCGTGCTGGTGCACGACGGCGTGGCCGGGCCCGAGGGGCGCTGCCTGCTCGGCAACAATGCCACCTGGCCGGGCACGCCCGGCCAGCGTCGCTTCTCCTGCCTCGCCGGCTACGTCGAGCCGGGGGAGTCGGCGGAGGCCGCCGTGCTGCGCGAGGTCCGCGAGGAGGTCGGCGTCGGGGTCGAGGAGATCGGGTACGCGGGCAGCCAGTCCTGGCCGTTTCCGGGCTCGCTGATGCTCGGCTTCCTGGCCCGCGCCGACGCCGACGAGCCGGTACGCGTCGACCCGGCGGAGATCGCTCACGCCCGCTGGTTCACCCGCCGAGAGATCGGCGCCGTCCTGGCCGGGCGCCCGGTCGACGTGGGCGAGGGGAACCGGCTGGTCCTCCCGCCGCCCTCCTCGATCGCGCTCTTCCTGATCCACCGCTGGCTCGACGGCCACTGCTGA
- a CDS encoding ABC1 kinase family protein: MTDIPRRAVSRTAKLAALPLGFAGRTVLGMGKRVTGLASDVISAEIQQRTAEQLFSVLGQLKGGAMKFGQALSVFEAALPEEIAAPYRQALTKLQEAAPPLPAATVHKVLAEQLGPDWRDRFVEFNDTPAAAASIGQVHRAVWRDPGYGPSGAPKHRDVAVKIQYPGAGDALLADLKQLSRLGGMFRAIQPGLDVKPLLVELRERITEELDYELEAESQRAFAAAYADDPEIFIPEVLDSSPRVLITEWIEGTPLSQIIREGTEEQRDEAGRLMAVLHLSAPMRAGLLHADPHPGNFRLLPDGRLGVIDFGAVARMPEGTPEPIGRIAALALRGDAEGVVAGLRKEGFVSATEPIDAEAVLDFLRPMLEPIAEEEFRFTRAWLRTEATRLASPRSPTFQLSRQLNLPPSYLMIHRVTLGSIGVLCQLEAKAPYRAILARWLPGFAPVA, translated from the coding sequence GTGACCGACATCCCGCGCCGGGCCGTGTCCCGGACCGCCAAGCTCGCCGCTCTGCCGCTCGGCTTCGCCGGCCGGACCGTCCTCGGGATGGGCAAGCGCGTCACCGGGCTCGCGTCCGACGTCATCTCCGCGGAGATCCAGCAGCGCACCGCGGAGCAGCTGTTCAGCGTCCTGGGCCAGCTCAAGGGCGGGGCGATGAAGTTCGGCCAGGCGCTGTCGGTCTTCGAGGCGGCCCTGCCGGAGGAGATCGCCGCCCCCTACCGGCAGGCGCTCACCAAGCTCCAGGAGGCCGCCCCGCCGCTGCCCGCGGCGACCGTGCACAAGGTGCTCGCCGAGCAGCTCGGCCCGGACTGGCGGGACCGCTTCGTGGAGTTCAACGACACCCCCGCCGCTGCGGCCAGCATCGGCCAGGTGCACCGCGCGGTCTGGCGCGATCCCGGGTACGGCCCGTCCGGCGCGCCGAAGCATCGGGACGTCGCGGTGAAGATCCAGTACCCGGGCGCCGGCGACGCCCTGCTCGCCGACCTCAAGCAGCTCTCCCGGCTGGGCGGGATGTTCCGGGCGATCCAGCCCGGGCTGGACGTCAAGCCGCTCCTGGTCGAGCTGCGCGAGCGGATCACCGAGGAGCTGGACTACGAGCTGGAGGCCGAGTCGCAGCGCGCCTTCGCGGCGGCGTACGCGGACGACCCGGAGATCTTCATTCCGGAGGTGCTCGACTCCTCGCCCCGGGTTCTGATCACGGAGTGGATCGAGGGGACGCCGCTGTCGCAGATCATCCGGGAGGGCACCGAGGAGCAGCGCGACGAGGCGGGACGGCTGATGGCCGTGCTGCACCTCTCCGCGCCGATGCGGGCGGGGCTGCTGCACGCCGACCCGCACCCGGGCAACTTCCGGCTGCTGCCGGACGGCCGGCTCGGCGTGATCGACTTCGGCGCGGTGGCCCGGATGCCCGAGGGCACCCCCGAGCCGATCGGCCGGATCGCCGCGCTGGCGCTCCGCGGCGACGCGGAAGGGGTGGTGGCCGGCCTGCGGAAGGAGGGCTTCGTCAGCGCCACCGAGCCGATCGACGCCGAGGCGGTGCTCGACTTCCTCCGTCCCATGCTGGAGCCGATCGCCGAGGAGGAGTTCCGGTTCACCCGGGCCTGGCTGCGGACCGAGGCGACCCGGCTGGCCAGTCCCCGATCGCCCACCTTTCAGCTCAGCCGCCAGCTCAACCTGCCCCCGTCGTACCTGATGATCCACCGGGTGACGCTGGGCTCGATCGGGGTGCTCTGCCAGTTGGAGGCGAAGGCGCCGTACCGGGCGATCCTGGCGCGCTGGCTCCCCGGCTTCGCCCCGGTGGCCTGA
- a CDS encoding WhiB family transcriptional regulator, producing the protein MSLALAPLDVSVEVEASLPCRKFDPDLWFSDSPAELELAKSLCGDCPLRVECLAGAVERAEPWGVWGGEIFERGAVVPRKRPRGRPRKEDLARDAALRVEAEARLAASGLSESRNAVRLAA; encoded by the coding sequence ATGAGTCTGGCGTTGGCCCCGCTCGACGTGAGCGTCGAAGTGGAGGCGAGCCTGCCCTGCCGGAAGTTCGACCCCGACCTGTGGTTCTCCGACTCGCCTGCCGAGCTCGAGCTGGCCAAGTCGCTCTGCGGGGACTGCCCGCTGCGCGTCGAGTGCCTCGCCGGTGCGGTGGAGCGGGCCGAGCCCTGGGGCGTCTGGGGCGGCGAGATCTTCGAGCGTGGCGCGGTCGTCCCGCGTAAGCGGCCCCGTGGCCGTCCGCGCAAGGAGGACCTCGCCCGTGACGCCGCTCTGCGGGTCGAGGCCGAGGCGCGACTGGCGGCCAGTGGGCTGTCCGAGTCGCGGAACGCGGTCCGGCTGGCAGCCTGA
- a CDS encoding DUF397 domain-containing protein, which produces MNEIHNSPSDLAQQLAGAPWRTSTRSQTSNCVEVAPLGTGPAAVALRDSKDRSGPVLLFNRAGWLGFIAGAKNGQFDLN; this is translated from the coding sequence ATGAATGAGATCCACAACAGCCCGTCCGACCTCGCCCAGCAGCTCGCCGGCGCGCCCTGGCGCACCAGCACCCGCAGCCAGACCTCCAACTGCGTGGAGGTCGCGCCGCTGGGGACCGGGCCGGCCGCGGTCGCGCTGCGGGACAGCAAGGACCGCAGCGGCCCGGTGCTGCTGTTCAACCGGGCCGGCTGGCTCGGCTTCATCGCCGGCGCGAAGAACGGCCAGTTCGATCTGAACTGA
- a CDS encoding M16 family metallopeptidase, whose product MTATVETGPRPLPPLGPNRRLKLPKQAERTLANGLTVIAVRRPAVPLVELRLWMPFGRSHLARGAMLAQTILSGTQTYTANQIAAELQKVGGGLSAGVDPDRLMLSGAGLVTGLDRMLEILADVLTGAIYPAEWVDTERDRLVDRIQVAQSQPAHLARTALLKRVYGRHPYAIQTPEPDQVRAVRPPALRKLHAERVHPAGAVLVLVGDVQPERALDAAEQALAGWRGDGHVAELPPAPPLEPGPLLLVDRPGSVQSSLRIALPAVPRTHPDHAALQLANLVFGGYFSSRWVENIREDKGYTYGPHSLVEHSVAGSVLVAAAEVATEVTAPALLETTYELGRLASLPVKPEELEQARQYALGTLQLGMSTQAGLASLTSAYAGNGLRLDFLAEHAARLAKATVDDVAEAGARYLAPAKAVTVVLGDADRVAGPLSALAPVRTEPA is encoded by the coding sequence GTGACGGCAACCGTGGAGACCGGGCCGCGGCCGCTGCCGCCGCTCGGCCCCAACCGCAGGCTCAAGCTGCCGAAGCAGGCCGAGCGCACGCTCGCCAACGGGCTCACCGTGATCGCCGTACGCCGGCCGGCGGTGCCCCTGGTGGAGCTGCGGCTCTGGATGCCGTTCGGGCGCAGCCACCTGGCCCGCGGCGCGATGCTGGCGCAGACCATCCTCTCCGGCACGCAGACCTACACCGCGAACCAGATCGCCGCCGAGCTGCAGAAGGTCGGCGGCGGGCTCTCCGCCGGGGTCGACCCGGACCGGCTGATGCTCTCCGGGGCCGGCCTGGTCACCGGGCTGGACCGGATGCTGGAGATCCTCGCCGACGTGCTGACCGGGGCGATCTATCCGGCCGAGTGGGTCGACACCGAGCGGGACCGGCTGGTCGACCGGATCCAGGTGGCGCAGAGCCAGCCTGCGCACCTGGCCCGCACCGCGCTGCTCAAGCGGGTCTACGGTCGGCACCCGTACGCGATCCAGACCCCCGAACCCGACCAGGTCCGCGCGGTCCGCCCGCCGGCCCTGCGCAAGCTGCACGCCGAGCGGGTGCACCCGGCCGGCGCGGTGCTGGTGCTGGTCGGCGACGTGCAGCCCGAGCGCGCGCTGGACGCCGCCGAGCAGGCCCTCGCCGGTTGGCGCGGGGACGGGCACGTGGCCGAGCTGCCGCCCGCCCCGCCGCTGGAGCCCGGCCCGCTGCTGCTGGTCGACCGCCCCGGCTCGGTGCAGTCGTCGCTGCGGATCGCGCTGCCGGCGGTCCCGCGCACCCACCCCGACCACGCCGCGCTGCAACTGGCCAACCTGGTCTTCGGTGGATACTTCTCCTCCCGCTGGGTGGAGAACATCCGGGAGGACAAGGGCTACACCTACGGCCCGCATTCGCTTGTCGAACACTCGGTGGCCGGGTCCGTGCTGGTCGCCGCCGCCGAGGTGGCCACCGAGGTCACCGCACCGGCGCTGCTCGAGACGACGTACGAGCTGGGGCGGCTGGCGTCCCTGCCGGTGAAGCCGGAGGAGCTGGAGCAGGCCCGCCAGTACGCCCTCGGCACCCTCCAGCTCGGCATGTCCACGCAGGCTGGGCTCGCCTCGCTGACCAGCGCGTACGCCGGCAACGGGCTGCGCCTGGACTTCCTCGCCGAGCACGCCGCCCGGTTGGCGAAGGCGACCGTCGACGACGTCGCCGAGGCCGGGGCGCGCTACCTGGCCCCAGCGAAGGCGGTCACCGTCGTGCTCGGCGACGCCGACCGGGTCGCCGGGCCGCTCTCCGCCCTGGCCCCGGTGCGGACGGAGCCGGCGTGA
- a CDS encoding ATP-dependent DNA helicase UvrD2, with product MVVHSAAERVLAGLDPEQRSAVTAPAGPVCILAGAGTGKTRAVTSRIAHRALTGDISPRHVLAVTFTARAAAEMRSRLALLGVPGVQARTFHAAALRQVRYFAPRLLEGRAMPELLDSKVRVVTLAAAKVGLRADRAAARDLAGEIEWAKSSLVEPGEYVVAAAKALRDTPHEPAKVAEVFAAYEKLKRGNGVIDFEDMLRAAVWGIEEHPDVAEQVRGQYRHFVVDEYQDVNPLQQRLLEAWLGGRDDLTVVGDASQTIYSFTGATSSYLVDFPRRRRGATVVRLVRDYRSTPQVVGLANAVISQARGAEARLRLELVGQRPAGPEPELRIFTDEPAEANAVAARCRALVDGGTPAREIAVLFRTNAQSEAYEKALTEAEVPYVVQGAERFFERPEVRQAMVALRAATRSIPGETPLPAAVVEGLAAVGWAPDAAPAGGAARERWEALAALLQLAEEYAATPEVLPVGEAAAVERQATLGDFNDELARRAAQQHVPTVDGVTLASLHSAKGLEWDAVFLVGLAEGTLPTTYAKTPEQVEEERRLLYVGITRAREWLWMSYAAARSPGGRARRPSRFLPQLDRSGGAERAGAGAARRTERRRNQVVSCRICGATLLAGADRKLGRCPTCPSDIDEELYERLREWRQRVAGAQKVPAYVVFTDATLTALAERKPGRTEELIAIAGIGPRKLGLYGETVLALVGGAAVDDVCPEKTFEIES from the coding sequence GTGGTGGTTCACTCAGCGGCGGAACGGGTGCTGGCCGGACTCGATCCGGAGCAGCGGTCCGCGGTGACCGCCCCGGCCGGGCCGGTCTGCATCCTGGCCGGCGCGGGCACCGGCAAGACCCGCGCGGTGACCTCCCGGATCGCCCACCGCGCGCTCACCGGGGACATCTCCCCCCGGCACGTGCTCGCGGTCACCTTCACCGCCCGGGCCGCCGCCGAGATGCGAAGCCGTCTCGCCCTCCTCGGGGTGCCGGGTGTGCAGGCACGCACGTTCCATGCCGCGGCCCTGCGCCAGGTGCGCTACTTCGCCCCCCGGCTGCTCGAGGGGCGGGCCATGCCGGAGCTGCTGGACAGCAAGGTCCGGGTGGTCACCCTGGCCGCCGCCAAGGTGGGCCTGCGGGCGGACCGGGCGGCCGCCCGGGACCTCGCCGGTGAGATCGAATGGGCGAAGTCGTCCCTGGTCGAGCCCGGCGAGTACGTGGTGGCCGCCGCGAAGGCGCTGCGCGACACCCCGCACGAGCCGGCGAAGGTGGCCGAGGTCTTCGCCGCGTACGAGAAGCTCAAGCGCGGCAACGGCGTGATCGACTTCGAGGACATGCTGCGCGCCGCGGTCTGGGGGATCGAGGAGCATCCCGACGTCGCCGAGCAGGTACGCGGCCAGTACCGGCACTTCGTCGTCGACGAGTACCAGGACGTCAACCCGCTCCAGCAGCGGCTGCTCGAGGCCTGGCTCGGCGGTCGGGACGACCTCACCGTGGTCGGCGACGCCAGCCAGACCATCTACTCGTTCACCGGGGCCACCTCGTCGTACCTGGTGGACTTCCCGCGCCGGCGCCGGGGCGCGACGGTGGTCCGGCTGGTCCGCGACTACCGCTCCACCCCGCAGGTGGTCGGGCTCGCCAACGCGGTGATCTCGCAGGCCCGGGGCGCCGAGGCCCGGCTGCGGCTGGAGCTGGTCGGGCAGCGCCCGGCCGGCCCCGAGCCGGAGCTGCGGATCTTCACCGACGAGCCGGCCGAGGCCAACGCGGTCGCGGCCCGCTGCCGGGCGCTGGTCGACGGCGGCACCCCGGCCCGGGAGATCGCGGTGCTGTTCCGCACCAACGCGCAGTCCGAGGCGTACGAGAAGGCGCTCACCGAGGCCGAGGTGCCGTACGTGGTGCAGGGGGCGGAGCGCTTCTTCGAGCGGCCCGAGGTACGCCAGGCGATGGTCGCGCTGCGTGCCGCCACCCGTTCGATCCCGGGGGAGACCCCGCTGCCGGCCGCCGTCGTCGAGGGGCTCGCCGCCGTCGGCTGGGCCCCCGACGCCGCCCCGGCCGGCGGTGCCGCCCGGGAGCGCTGGGAGGCGCTCGCCGCGCTGCTCCAGCTCGCCGAGGAGTACGCCGCGACGCCCGAGGTGCTGCCGGTCGGCGAGGCCGCCGCGGTGGAGCGGCAGGCGACGCTCGGCGACTTCAACGACGAGCTCGCCCGCCGGGCCGCCCAGCAGCACGTGCCCACCGTCGACGGGGTGACCCTCGCCTCGCTGCACTCCGCCAAGGGCCTGGAGTGGGACGCGGTCTTCCTGGTCGGTCTCGCCGAGGGCACCCTCCCCACCACGTACGCGAAGACCCCGGAGCAGGTCGAGGAGGAGCGCCGGCTGCTCTACGTCGGGATCACCCGGGCCCGGGAGTGGCTCTGGATGTCGTACGCCGCGGCCCGCTCGCCGGGCGGACGGGCCCGGCGGCCGTCCCGCTTCCTGCCCCAGCTCGACCGCTCGGGCGGCGCCGAGCGGGCCGGCGCCGGCGCGGCCCGGCGGACCGAGCGGCGGCGCAACCAGGTCGTCTCCTGCCGGATCTGCGGCGCGACCCTGCTCGCCGGGGCGGACCGCAAGCTGGGCCGCTGCCCGACCTGTCCGTCCGACATCGACGAGGAGCTCTACGAGCGGCTGCGCGAGTGGCGGCAGCGGGTGGCCGGCGCCCAGAAGGTGCCGGCGTACGTGGTCTTCACCGACGCCACGCTGACCGCGCTGGCCGAGCGGAAGCCGGGCCGCACCGAGGAGCTGATCGCGATCGCCGGGATCGGCCCCCGCAAACTGGGCCTTTACGGCGAGACGGTGCTGGCTCTGGTGGGGGGCGCGGCGGTCGACGACGTCTGCCCGGAGAAAACTTTCGAAATCGAGTCGTAA